From Vagococcus jeotgali, one genomic window encodes:
- the glyQ gene encoding glycine--tRNA ligase subunit alpha, producing the protein MSHKLTIQEMIVALQKYWSEQGCMLMQSYDTEKGAGTMSPYTFLRAIGPEPWNAAYVEPSRRPADGRYGDNPNRLYQHHQFQVVMKPSPENIQELYLDSLKVLGIDPLKHDIRFVEDNWENPSMGCAGLGWEVWLNGMEITQFTYFQQVGGLECKPVTSEITYGLERLASYIQEVESVYDLEWTNGVKYGEIFVQPEYEHSVYSFEQSDQDLLLSLFDSYEKEAKRAIDLGLIHPAYDYVLKCSHMFNLLDARGAVSVTERAGYLARIRNMARSLAKGFVEEREKLGFPLLKSHSVEDDSHE; encoded by the coding sequence ATGAGTCACAAATTAACCATTCAAGAAATGATTGTCGCATTACAAAAATACTGGTCAGAACAAGGTTGTATGTTAATGCAGTCATATGATACAGAAAAAGGTGCTGGAACGATGAGCCCTTATACTTTTTTAAGAGCCATTGGACCTGAGCCGTGGAATGCAGCTTACGTGGAACCATCAAGACGTCCTGCTGATGGTCGCTACGGGGATAATCCAAATAGATTATATCAACATCACCAATTTCAAGTTGTCATGAAACCATCTCCAGAAAACATTCAAGAACTATATCTAGATAGTTTAAAAGTCTTAGGAATTGATCCTTTAAAGCATGATATTAGATTTGTTGAAGACAACTGGGAAAACCCATCAATGGGTTGTGCTGGTCTTGGCTGGGAAGTTTGGCTAAACGGCATGGAAATCACACAGTTTACTTATTTCCAACAAGTAGGTGGATTGGAGTGTAAACCAGTAACTTCTGAAATTACTTATGGTTTAGAGCGTTTAGCTTCATATATTCAAGAAGTAGAGAGTGTCTATGATTTAGAGTGGACTAATGGGGTTAAATACGGAGAAATTTTTGTTCAACCTGAGTATGAACACTCAGTCTACTCTTTTGAGCAAAGTGATCAAGACTTATTATTGTCATTATTTGATAGTTATGAAAAAGAAGCCAAACGTGCTATTGATTTAGGCTTAATTCATCCAGCTTATGATTATGTATTAAAATGTAGTCATATGTTCAACCTACTTGATGCAAGAGGTGCTGTTTCCGTGACAGAGAGGGCTGGTTATTTAGCAAGAATTAGAAATATGGCGAGAAGTTTAGCTAAAGGTTTTGTGGAAGAACGTGAAAAATTAGGCTTCCCATTACTAAAGTCTCATAGTGTGGAGGATGATAGTCATGAGTAA
- the recO gene encoding DNA repair protein RecO, translated as MREPQEFEGLVLFSKNFKEKDKLVKIFTEQYGKKMFFVRHANKKNSQIISSIQPFTQSIYIGQIKEDGLSFLTASKDVTPFFNIQKDIFLSAYATYILNLTDASVEDGIYDPLLYGFTKQMLAYINEGYDAEIMTNIFEVQILKRFGLSYNWLRCPICQESKGAFDFSEVYNGVLCEKHWYKDENRCHFHPRAVHFLRLFSQIKTEKIQSIDLTPETKQQIREALDYIFDNYVGINLKSKKFIDDMTKWQHVLKDSENKN; from the coding sequence ATGAGAGAACCCCAAGAATTTGAAGGGCTTGTTTTATTTTCTAAAAATTTTAAAGAAAAAGATAAACTAGTTAAAATATTTACAGAACAATACGGTAAAAAAATGTTTTTTGTTAGGCACGCAAATAAAAAAAACAGTCAGATCATATCAAGTATTCAGCCCTTCACTCAATCTATTTATATTGGTCAGATAAAAGAAGATGGCTTATCTTTTTTAACAGCAAGTAAAGATGTGACCCCTTTTTTTAATATTCAAAAAGATATTTTCTTATCTGCTTATGCGACATATATTTTAAATTTGACTGATGCTTCGGTTGAAGATGGGATATATGACCCTTTATTGTATGGATTCACTAAACAGATGTTAGCTTATATAAATGAGGGGTATGATGCAGAAATTATGACTAATATTTTTGAAGTTCAAATTCTAAAACGATTTGGTTTATCATATAATTGGCTACGCTGTCCTATTTGCCAGGAATCAAAAGGAGCATTTGATTTTTCAGAAGTCTATAATGGGGTGTTGTGTGAAAAACATTGGTACAAAGATGAAAATAGATGTCATTTCCACCCAAGAGCAGTTCACTTTTTACGATTGTTTAGTCAAATTAAAACAGAAAAGATTCAGAGTATTGACCTGACTCCTGAAACCAAACAACAAATTCGTGAGGCTCTAGATTATATCTTTGATAATTATGTAGGTATCAATTTAAAAAGTAAAAAGTTCATTGATGATATGACCAAGTGGCAGCATGTCTTAAAAGATAGTGAAAACAAAAATTGA
- the era gene encoding GTPase Era: MTNENHKSGFVAIVGRPNVGKSTLLNRIVRQKIAIMSDKAQTTRNKIQGIYTTEDAQIVFIDTPGIHKPKTKLGDFMVETAYSALREVDSILFMVSADQPRGKGDDFIIEHLKEAKAPVSLVINKIDTVRKDDLLPIIDDYKEQFDFKEIFPISATEGSNVERFLETLTEDMPEGPQFFPADQVTDHPEYFIVAELIREKVLELTEQEVPHSVAVVTESMKREDGDKIHIQATIIVERDSQKGIIIGKGGKMLKNIGTKARKDIENMLGDKVFLELWVKVQKNWRDKRTDLLNYGYKKSDY, encoded by the coding sequence ATGACAAATGAAAATCATAAATCAGGGTTTGTAGCAATTGTAGGACGTCCAAATGTTGGAAAATCGACGTTATTAAATCGTATTGTGAGGCAAAAAATTGCTATTATGAGTGACAAAGCTCAAACAACACGTAATAAAATTCAAGGGATTTATACAACTGAGGATGCTCAAATTGTATTTATTGATACACCAGGTATTCATAAACCTAAAACAAAATTAGGTGATTTCATGGTGGAAACAGCTTATAGTGCTTTACGCGAAGTTGATTCTATTTTATTTATGGTTAGTGCTGATCAACCAAGAGGTAAGGGCGATGACTTTATTATTGAACATTTAAAAGAGGCAAAAGCACCTGTGTCACTTGTGATTAATAAAATTGATACAGTTAGAAAAGATGATTTATTACCAATCATTGATGATTATAAAGAGCAGTTTGATTTTAAAGAAATTTTTCCAATTTCTGCAACAGAAGGTAGTAATGTTGAGCGCTTTTTAGAAACATTAACAGAAGATATGCCAGAAGGGCCTCAATTCTTCCCAGCCGATCAAGTCACAGATCACCCAGAATATTTCATTGTGGCTGAATTAATTCGTGAAAAAGTATTAGAGTTAACTGAACAAGAAGTTCCTCACTCTGTAGCTGTTGTGACTGAGAGTATGAAACGTGAAGATGGTGATAAAATCCATATTCAAGCAACGATTATTGTAGAGCGCGATAGTCAAAAAGGCATCATCATCGGTAAAGGCGGTAAAATGTTGAAAAATATCGGAACAAAGGCACGTAAAGATATTGAAAACATGTTAGGTGATAAAGTATTCTTAGAATTATGGGTCAAAGTTCAAAAAAATTGGCGAGATAAACGAACTGATTTATTAAACTATGGTTATAAGAAATCAGATTATTAA
- a CDS encoding diacylglycerol kinase family protein, with translation MDLKDKQTFKNKHFHQALIHALIGIKVSFKEERNLRIQLLMTVLVVILGFLMGLKVTEWLWLCLSIFLVVIVEMINTAIENTVDLITGNQYHVLAKKAKDIAAGSVLLSTCFAVIVGLIIFLPKFLQLLGSF, from the coding sequence ATGGACTTAAAAGATAAACAAACATTTAAAAATAAACACTTTCATCAAGCGCTTATTCATGCCTTGATAGGTATCAAGGTTAGCTTTAAAGAAGAGCGTAATTTACGAATTCAACTGCTTATGACAGTTTTGGTTGTGATACTAGGCTTTTTAATGGGACTAAAAGTAACGGAGTGGCTATGGTTATGTCTATCAATCTTTTTAGTGGTGATTGTAGAAATGATAAACACAGCGATTGAAAATACCGTAGATTTAATTACTGGCAATCAATATCATGTTTTAGCAAAAAAAGCTAAAGATATTGCGGCAGGTTCGGTTTTACTTAGTACATGCTTTGCTGTTATTGTTGGTTTAATTATATTTTTACCAAAGTTTTTACAACTACTAGGAAGTTTTTAA
- the ybeY gene encoding rRNA maturation RNase YbeY → MDLLVTDETNQLTESQKELIVSVIEFAAQDVNINLPEDTEMSVTVVDDNEIRVINREHRDKDRATDVISFALEEDSVDGFDFDLEELGMPRNIGDIFISIDKVTSQAKEYNHSFDRELAFLTLHGFLHLNGYDHMTETDEIEMFDLQRKILSDYGLKR, encoded by the coding sequence ATGGATTTATTAGTAACAGATGAAACAAATCAATTAACTGAGTCTCAAAAAGAGCTGATCGTCAGTGTGATTGAATTTGCTGCTCAAGATGTTAACATCAATTTACCTGAAGATACTGAGATGTCAGTAACAGTTGTTGATGATAACGAAATTCGTGTGATTAACAGAGAACATCGTGATAAAGACAGGGCAACAGATGTTATCAGTTTTGCTCTTGAAGAAGATTCAGTAGATGGTTTTGATTTTGATTTAGAAGAACTTGGAATGCCTAGAAATATTGGAGATATATTTATTTCAATTGATAAAGTAACATCACAGGCAAAGGAGTATAATCACTCCTTTGACAGAGAATTAGCTTTCTTAACGTTACATGGTTTTCTACATCTAAATGGTTATGATCATATGACTGAAACTGATGAAATTGAGATGTTTGATTTACAAAGAAAGATATTAAGTGATTATGGACTTAAAAGATAA
- a CDS encoding HD family phosphohydrolase: MSILLFVIMFSSVRQKQVTFKVGQLAEETIRANKTIENKTETKEKQKLAMESVTPEYTFNRDIEKKQVSLVETIFSLVKEVNDEAANISKEAKSTNKDKDKDKTPVELTVEEKLPMLKSKFEKFNETDISFFQSFPDTFYEQLLGISNNNLNLMEKVALPKLQSVLSKHIRNSNLQMEKQSLKDSLQYDDLDPKEQQLVNMIFDRAIVVNEVANEKATEAMRESAKNNVLPVMIYQGEIIVREGEQIDTKSMEKIKLLGLTNQATSKSPMISMILAILLQLVIMYFILKRTDPTTHGRSVLLYAVFLLISILFMKFLYFFQKDSFSNVLFLFPAAFSPLVLYMFSDKRWGQLMTMFQAVFSIFIYYNLAGTTSLLVISLFYTFSAFLAMFLSKNRIGEQLKSAFFLLIVLPVLFMSILVIYQGFTIGDSKALTTIFIATGSGIFSFILSIGLYPYIELILSDESVIVLNELSNPNQPLLKQLLEEAPGTYHHSMMVASLSANAVAEIGGNSLLTRVASYYHDIGKIKHANFFVENLPEGAENPHNFLLPSDSKEIIFSHVTEGVKILEEADMPQFVIDVCKQHHGTTLMKYFFIKEQERNPDTDEEAFRYPGPKPQSREAGVINLADSAEAAVRAMDHPTNDKIKAFVHNLIQTRLEDGQLNQSGLTLDEIAIIEKSLINGLCSTFHSRIKYPKMKSEAEKMKQEQEGRRV, from the coding sequence ATGTCAATTTTATTATTTGTTATTATGTTTAGTAGTGTCAGACAAAAACAGGTGACGTTTAAGGTTGGGCAATTAGCAGAAGAGACAATTAGAGCTAATAAAACGATTGAAAATAAGACTGAAACAAAAGAAAAGCAAAAATTAGCTATGGAAAGTGTAACACCAGAGTACACTTTTAATCGTGATATTGAGAAAAAACAAGTCAGTTTAGTCGAAACTATTTTTTCATTAGTAAAAGAAGTCAATGATGAGGCTGCCAATATTAGTAAAGAAGCTAAAAGTACTAATAAAGACAAAGATAAGGATAAAACACCTGTTGAATTAACAGTGGAAGAAAAATTACCAATGTTAAAATCAAAGTTTGAAAAATTTAATGAAACAGACATTAGCTTTTTTCAATCTTTTCCTGATACATTTTATGAACAATTATTAGGTATTTCAAATAATAATCTGAATCTTATGGAAAAAGTAGCCCTACCTAAATTACAGAGTGTCTTATCAAAACACATTAGAAATTCCAATTTACAAATGGAGAAGCAATCTCTAAAGGACTCGCTTCAATATGATGATCTTGATCCAAAAGAGCAACAACTTGTAAATATGATTTTTGATCGTGCTATCGTGGTAAATGAAGTAGCTAATGAAAAAGCGACAGAAGCAATGCGTGAGAGTGCTAAAAATAATGTGTTACCTGTCATGATTTATCAAGGTGAAATCATTGTTCGTGAAGGTGAACAAATTGATACGAAGTCTATGGAAAAGATTAAACTACTTGGTTTAACTAATCAAGCGACATCCAAGTCACCAATGATTTCAATGATTTTAGCAATACTTTTACAACTTGTGATTATGTATTTTATTTTAAAACGAACAGATCCAACTACTCATGGAAGAAGTGTTTTATTATATGCTGTATTCTTGTTAATTAGTATTTTATTTATGAAGTTTTTATATTTCTTCCAAAAAGATAGTTTTAGTAATGTGTTATTTTTATTTCCAGCAGCATTTTCACCACTTGTATTGTATATGTTTTCTGATAAACGTTGGGGACAGTTAATGACGATGTTCCAAGCAGTTTTTTCAATTTTTATCTATTACAATTTAGCTGGAACGACTTCTTTACTAGTGATTTCACTATTTTATACTTTCTCAGCCTTTCTAGCTATGTTCTTGTCTAAAAATAGAATAGGTGAGCAGTTAAAATCAGCGTTCTTTTTACTTATTGTGCTACCAGTTTTATTTATGTCAATATTAGTAATCTATCAAGGGTTTACTATTGGAGATAGTAAGGCACTAACAACAATTTTTATTGCAACAGGGAGCGGTATTTTTTCTTTCATCCTCTCCATTGGTTTGTATCCATATATTGAATTGATTTTAAGTGATGAGAGTGTGATTGTTTTAAATGAGCTGAGTAATCCAAACCAGCCATTACTAAAACAGTTGTTAGAAGAAGCACCAGGTACTTATCATCATAGTATGATGGTTGCAAGTCTTAGTGCTAATGCTGTCGCTGAAATTGGTGGGAATTCTCTGTTGACACGTGTAGCAAGTTATTACCATGATATTGGGAAAATCAAACATGCTAATTTCTTTGTAGAGAACTTACCAGAAGGGGCTGAAAACCCTCACAACTTTTTATTGCCGTCTGATAGTAAAGAAATAATTTTTAGTCACGTCACAGAAGGTGTTAAAATACTAGAAGAGGCAGATATGCCTCAATTTGTCATTGATGTTTGTAAACAACACCATGGTACAACTTTAATGAAATACTTTTTCATTAAAGAGCAAGAAAGAAATCCAGATACTGACGAAGAAGCTTTTAGATACCCTGGTCCAAAGCCTCAATCAAGAGAAGCTGGTGTTATTAATTTAGCCGATAGTGCTGAGGCAGCAGTTAGGGCAATGGATCACCCGACCAATGATAAGATTAAGGCTTTCGTTCATAATCTAATTCAAACAAGATTAGAAGATGGGCAACTAAATCAAAGTGGGTTAACACTTGATGAGATTGCCATTATCGAAAAATCACTGATTAATGGGTTATGTTCGACTTTCCACTCAAGGATTAAATATCCCAAAATGAAATCTGAAGCGGAAAAAATGAAACAAGAACAGGAAGGAAGAAGGGTTTAG
- a CDS encoding PhoH family protein, translated as MTNETEDTLVFTLDKEVESSLLFGAQDKHLALLEDYLGVSIATRGEVVHLTGDKEKTRQVKAIIEYLQQLQLRGHQLTSSDVVTAIQLAKKNQLDSFFSLYENAIIKDSKGNAIRPKNAGQKDYVSAIKRNDIVFGIGPAGTGKTFLAVVMAVSALKKGEVEKIILTRPAVEAGENLGFLPGDLQEKVNPYLRPVYDALYQVLGMEHTSRLMDRGVIEIAPLAYMRGRTLENAFVILDEAQNTTNAQMKMFLTRLGSQSKMIVNGDKTQIDLPKGVQSGLIQAEQILKSIKKISFVEFSADDVVRHPVVADIIKAYAAQ; from the coding sequence TTGACAAACGAAACAGAAGATACATTAGTATTTACTTTAGATAAAGAAGTAGAGAGTAGTTTACTCTTTGGGGCACAAGACAAACATTTGGCTCTATTAGAAGATTATTTAGGTGTATCCATTGCGACTCGTGGTGAGGTAGTCCATTTAACTGGAGATAAAGAAAAGACAAGACAAGTGAAAGCTATTATCGAATATTTGCAACAATTACAACTAAGAGGACATCAATTAACAAGTAGTGATGTCGTTACAGCCATTCAACTTGCTAAAAAAAATCAATTAGATTCATTTTTTAGTTTGTATGAAAATGCGATTATCAAAGATTCAAAAGGTAATGCGATTAGACCTAAAAATGCCGGGCAAAAAGATTATGTGTCAGCTATAAAGAGAAATGATATTGTGTTTGGTATTGGACCAGCTGGGACTGGAAAAACATTTTTAGCAGTGGTCATGGCTGTTAGTGCGCTCAAAAAAGGTGAGGTTGAAAAAATTATTTTAACTAGGCCAGCAGTCGAAGCAGGGGAGAATCTTGGGTTTTTACCTGGGGACTTACAAGAAAAAGTTAATCCTTATTTAAGACCAGTCTATGACGCTTTGTACCAAGTATTAGGTATGGAGCATACATCAAGATTAATGGATAGAGGGGTTATTGAAATTGCACCGCTTGCTTATATGCGTGGTAGAACTTTAGAAAATGCCTTTGTTATTTTAGATGAAGCACAAAATACAACAAATGCTCAAATGAAAATGTTCTTAACACGTTTAGGAAGTCAATCTAAGATGATTGTTAACGGGGATAAAACACAAATTGATTTACCAAAAGGTGTTCAAAGTGGGTTAATTCAAGCTGAGCAAATTTTAAAGAGTATTAAAAAAATATCTTTTGTTGAGTTTTCAGCAGATGATGTAGTAAGACATCCAGTAGTAGCAGATATTATCAAAGCATATGCGGCTCAGTAG
- a CDS encoding GatB/YqeY domain-containing protein has protein sequence MTLLNRLNDDIKIAMKAKDKETLSVLRMMKASIQNEEIKKGDSLSADEELTVLSREMKQRKDSLNEFDQAGRVDLVEKLNGEIVIVSKYMPQQLSEEELRDIIQKAIDESNATSMKDFGKVMGIVMPQTKGKADGQQVNALVKELIS, from the coding sequence ATGACACTATTAAACCGGTTAAATGATGATATCAAAATAGCGATGAAAGCAAAGGATAAAGAAACTTTGTCAGTTCTTAGAATGATGAAAGCCTCTATCCAAAATGAAGAAATCAAAAAAGGCGATTCTTTATCAGCTGATGAAGAATTAACAGTGCTCTCTAGAGAGATGAAACAGCGTAAGGATTCTTTAAATGAATTTGATCAAGCAGGTCGAGTAGATTTGGTTGAAAAGTTAAATGGTGAAATTGTGATTGTATCTAAATACATGCCACAACAATTATCAGAAGAAGAATTACGTGACATCATTCAAAAGGCCATTGATGAGTCCAATGCTACTTCTATGAAAGACTTCGGTAAGGTCATGGGAATAGTTATGCCTCAAACAAAAGGTAAAGCAGATGGCCAACAGGTTAATGCTTTAGTCAAAGAGTTAATATCTTAA
- the rpsU gene encoding 30S ribosomal protein S21: MSKTVVRKNESLDDALRRFKRSVSKTGTLQEYRKREFYEKPSVKRKKKSEAARKRKKF; encoded by the coding sequence ATGTCAAAAACTGTTGTTCGTAAAAACGAATCATTAGATGACGCTCTACGTCGCTTCAAACGTTCCGTTTCAAAAACTGGTACTTTACAAGAGTACCGCAAGCGCGAATTCTACGAAAAGCCAAGTGTTAAGCGTAAGAAAAAATCTGAAGCTGCAAGAAAACGTAAAAAATTCTAG
- a CDS encoding Fur family transcriptional regulator, translating to MAILKENGLKLTKRRKEILSFLIEENRYLSALDVFEFMSERYQGMSYDTVYRNLRDFSDLNLLEETEFHGEKKYRFSCNVNQDHHHHFICTVCGATKEINMCPMDMFKEQLPGCVIEGHRFEIFGKCENC from the coding sequence ATGGCTATTTTAAAGGAAAATGGTCTAAAGTTAACGAAGCGAAGAAAAGAAATTTTATCATTTTTGATTGAAGAGAATAGGTATTTATCTGCTCTTGATGTGTTTGAATTTATGAGTGAGCGTTATCAAGGTATGAGCTATGACACTGTTTACCGAAATTTAAGAGATTTTTCAGATTTAAACTTATTGGAAGAAACAGAATTTCATGGCGAGAAAAAATACAGATTTTCTTGTAATGTGAACCAAGATCACCATCATCATTTTATTTGTACAGTTTGCGGGGCAACAAAAGAAATTAATATGTGTCCGATGGATATGTTTAAAGAACAACTACCAGGGTGTGTTATTGAAGGTCATCGGTTTGAAATTTTCGGTAAATGCGAAAATTGTTAA
- a CDS encoding pyruvate, water dikinase regulatory protein, producing the protein MDNMTQNRLCIFVISDSAGETASKLAQAAIAQYEGEQVKVQIVKHTFISSEEELLLALEEAKERNAIVINTLVSKELVDITNEFGLLNHVYTIDLLSSLLNEITNRTDLEPKRLPGAMHFLNKNYFERISAMEFAVKYDDGKDPNGFLEADILLLGVSRTSKTPLSLFLANKNLKVANLPLIPEAHIPQQLWEVDSRKIVGLTNDPKILNSIRQERMKAYGLNPETAYSNINKIKKELAFATDLYDKLGCLVVNVAQLSIEETASIILTELGLEDHSYYN; encoded by the coding sequence ATGGATAATATGACCCAAAATCGTTTATGTATTTTTGTGATCTCTGACTCTGCTGGTGAAACAGCTTCCAAGCTAGCTCAAGCAGCTATCGCCCAGTATGAAGGAGAACAAGTAAAAGTACAAATTGTAAAACATACCTTTATTTCAAGCGAAGAGGAACTACTACTTGCTCTAGAGGAAGCAAAAGAACGTAATGCCATTGTCATTAATACATTAGTATCGAAGGAACTCGTTGATATTACTAATGAATTTGGTTTATTGAACCATGTTTATACAATAGATTTGTTATCTAGTTTACTAAACGAAATAACAAATAGAACTGATCTTGAACCAAAACGTTTACCTGGTGCTATGCACTTTTTAAACAAAAATTATTTTGAGAGAATTAGCGCTATGGAGTTTGCTGTAAAATATGATGATGGTAAAGACCCTAATGGTTTTTTAGAAGCTGATATCTTGCTTCTAGGTGTGTCACGTACCTCTAAGACACCTCTTAGTTTATTTCTAGCTAATAAAAATTTAAAGGTTGCCAATCTACCTTTAATTCCTGAAGCACACATTCCTCAACAATTATGGGAAGTTGACTCTAGAAAAATCGTTGGTCTAACTAATGACCCCAAAATATTAAATTCTATTAGACAAGAAAGAATGAAAGCTTATGGTCTAAATCCAGAAACTGCTTATTCAAATATTAACAAGATTAAAAAAGAGTTAGCCTTTGCAACTGATTTATATGATAAATTAGGTTGTCTTGTGGTCAATGTTGCCCAATTATCTATCGAAGAAACAGCATCGATTATTTTAACCGAGCTAGGTTTAGAAGATCATAGCTATTATAACTAA